The following are encoded together in the Daucus carota subsp. sativus chromosome 5, DH1 v3.0, whole genome shotgun sequence genome:
- the LOC108222954 gene encoding vegetative cell wall protein gp1, translating to MVGAPISASANQGSQKTDSSSGSGSAYATPNAALSTVKPSAPYAPAPAGYPTTQNPSPPTQANPTYSTTPTPTAQPYQQPNASMPYAAAPAATPYAAMPPSNNPGVAQFPHYTTQPPASQYAPNNPPNPAYPSPYPQNSASLYAPNNPPPPNPAYPSSYPPNSAAPYGPPNPTAPYQDPNAAAQYPPNSAPYHTNPNAPVPYPPNPAAPYPPNNTAAQYPPNSAPQYPPTPYPRPPDQSSAYPPQQPYNPAAQGYSAYPPAQAPTPYPPVSSPYPPSPFPGLAPPQASAPQNNPFPGLFQQPAGVYPPPPGAYPPPPY from the exons ATGGTAGGAGCGCCAATTTCAGCTTCTGCTAATCAAG GTTCACAGAAGacggattcgtctagtggttcaGGATCGGCTTATGCAACACCGAATGCAGCGCTTTCGACTGTGAAACCCTCGGCTCCTTATGCACCTGCCCCGGCTGGTTACCCGACGACACAAAATCCGTCTCCTCCTACCCAAGCGAATCCTACTTATTCGACCACGCCAACGCCTACAGCACAGCCGTACCAGCAGCCTAATGCATCTATGCCTTATGCTGCAGCGCCTGCAGCCACACCTTATGCTGCAATGCCTCCCTCGAATAATCCAGGAGTAGCTCAGTTTCCACATTATACGACTCAGCCTCCTGCATCACAATACGCGCCTAATAACCCTCCTAATCCTGCTTATCCATCCCCGTATCCTCAAAATTCAGCATCACTATACGCGCCTAATAACCCCCCTCCTCCTAATCCTGCTTATCCGTCCTCGTATCCTCCAAACTCAGCAGCACCATACGGTCCTCCCAATCCCACAGCACCGTATCAGGACCCTAATGCAGCTGCACAGTATCCTCCTAATTCAGCACCGTACCACACTAATCCTAACGCGCCAGTGCCTTATCCTCCTAATCCAGCAGCACCTTACCCCCCTAATAACACGGCTGCACAATATCCTCCAAACTCAGCACCACAGTATCCTCCAACGCCTTACCCTCGTCCCCCTGATCAGTCATCTGCATATCCTCCGCAACAACCTTATAATCCTGCAGCTCAGGGCTACTCAGCGTACCCCCCTGCTCAGGCCCCGACTCCTTATCCACCAG tttCATCACCGTATCCACCAAGTCCATTTCCAGGACTCGCGCCACCACAAGCATCTGCGCCTCAGAACAATCCATTTCCAGGACTCTTTCAACAACCTGCAGGAGTTTATCCACCACCTCCCGGTGCTTATCCACCACCGCCATACTAG